In the Channa argus isolate prfri chromosome 6, Channa argus male v1.0, whole genome shotgun sequence genome, CATTGCATAATACAGAAGAAATAATTCAacatccataaaaaaaaaaactttcattgtGACAACCCTCTCCTGGTAGGGCTACACCCAGTGCTCTGCCGTGTTTTTCTCTGGAGATAGCTGGTAGGTGGAGTTTGTTCTAAGTGTATAGCCCTTTGGGTTGTCTTTCTCCCAGGAGTCTGACATCCCCTCTAGCCTTCCTCTTTGTTTGctgaacattttaacacaaaactCACCATATGTTCAATAATCTCTACACCCCATTCCTTACTGACTCATGCTTTATTTAACACTTCTTGGGAGTTTTGAGTTAATGAACAGCTTTTTGGAATCTAATTCTATGTGAGGCCTCCTTTTGTGACGACTCTTGTCAATTGATAACAAACTCACAGTCACAGTTTTGCCAACATGGGACAATGCTCAGTGAAATgtggtttccaaaaacatgtTATAATGATGTTATAATGCATTAGCTCTGGTATAGACCTCAGAGTTCTGATCGTTGCTTGTCTCAGCAGCTCAGAAACAGCAAAAGCCTCAGCTGGACCATCACAGCAAAACCAAAAGCATTAAGATTGCATTTGTCTTTCAAACACTATAAATAGAACATATAAATTTATGATCACGCTTACAGTTGCCAACTCTGACTCAAGAAGTAACATCTGCTGTGTGGCCGTGACAACACTGCTACTGTTCATCTGGCTAGgcggtttaaaaaaaataaaaaaaataaaatacagtacactGGATTTCTGAATCTAAAATTAATACTCAACACAGATGTAAACTGCCTGtagacaaataaataacaagGTCACTCAGtttgtaatgtttaatttagattgtttaatgttaattccATGCTGTGTTTCAGTAAGAACAATACAGATTCCCTGTCTGTGGCTCCAGTCAGATATCCAGTAGTACAAATCAGCTCCAAGTTACACATAATGAAgcgaaaataaaagaaaaactaaggaaaaaagcaaaagaaagaaatcctCTGAACCCAGAGGAACTTTAGTAAAAAGTAAGGGAGAAGCAGCAGAATAGAATATGTTAACTCACGCAAGCACTGACCATCTTGATTTTTGGAAGCTTTGTTGAGGAGCGGGGCCAGAACAACTTCTCTTTTACACAGGAAATCTCCCaagtctttttaatttaatcaaaacCACCAGTTAGCCATAAGTCAACCTTCAGAGattcagcatgtgtgtgcacagttaCAGTATTTCAGCACAAAGTACAGTCCAAGGACAACTACAAAACAACAGAATCACTATTGTGTAAAAGATAAGCAAGACTTTGCCCCACGTGGATATCACGAATTTTGCCAACTTCCTCTGAAAACCTAAGTTAACAAAAAGGGCAGTTGTACTTTTCCAAATTGCtcataaaaaggtaaaatgattTGCATGTCATTTCACTAAAAACAGAGATAAAACAGCTCCCATAACTAACATTATCAGTAATAAAAGTTAATTTCTGTAattacattaagaaaaaaaaaattcaaaacatccAGCAACTGATAAAAATATTgaggaaaaagcaaacaaaaaatacaataatgaaaacaaagaacatttcagaACTGCTTGTAccagaatgaaaatgaaaaaaaaaaaaaaaaaaaaaaaaaaaaaaaaaaaaaaaatccagggaCTCTCTTTGCCTAAGATTGTATTTCCTCTTTCAATTAAGTGGTATTTACTTGAATGGTGTAAGGgctaatataaaaataaaaaaagaagagaaaaataaaacttgtttaaACTCTGTGGCCCTGCTGGGTCGTGGAGCTGCAGAggtggaaaaaaggaaaaggaggaggaagaaggaggtGACTTAAAGGAAGGGAAATGGATTTGGAGGGGGGCGGGGAGGGAAGAAGGTGGAGGGACGAGGAGTGTGAGGAGAAGGTGTGGGGAGGGTCTCAAGTTGTTGGCTGTTGGTGGCATAGTCTCACTGGGCCTCATCCTCAACATCTTGCAGTGCTTCTTTGTTCTGTTCTTCAcctggtagaaaaaaaaaacatcacaatagTCTTAGTTATGACTGTGTattcaaatatgaggcaaagaAATAAGTTAAGAAAAAGAGGTTTGTTTCTTCAATGGCACTAACAATcggtacagaaaaaaaaaaaaaagcggaaTTCAGAGAgcttgaatttaaaattttgtttgaaaattgataataaaacaaaatagcaCCATTATTTTCCACTTCACACTAGAACACTcagtaaaaagtgaaaaaatagtGGGAGCTAGTCACTAGttcagcaatttgttttttttcttcccctcttcTTCAGCTTGCTGTCAATGGAGGCCTTTGCTAAACCATCTTTGCTATAGGAGGAGGTTATTTTATGTGACTGGCTAAATGAAGGGTGATGGATTACTCTGatcttttactgtaaatacatttacaaagtaTATTGATATCTTTATGGAGTTGGCCTTATACTGATGTGGCTTGTTGAGGTGGACATTCTGGTTGCATCCTATACTGCTATGGAGGTTTCATTTGCAAATTGTCAATCTCAACAACTGATTTCTATCAATAACTAGGTtttaagttaataaaataaaatgtcacttgTTTCATAAACTGTTATTATTCATCAGCttgttttgaataatttttgTAAGAATGCATATCACTTGGGATTGGAAGGCAGATTAAAAGCACTACAAATACGGAAATTTAATCAAACTGCtttattaaaagtgaaactTTTGTGGACAATGCATGCATCTTATATAAAATGATCATAGGTTGTTGATGTTATTAGACATCGTAAttagaaaagtaaataaacaggtttataataataataataattattattattattataacatgtaaacaaaattaGTAGTAGAAAGAAGtagcaaaaaacagaaatactctGGTAATGTACAGGGACTTGAGAAACTGTCCTCAAGGAAAACAAATTTCTCTGTGTAGGACAAACACTCATAGGTTTTAAGTGACATGCTACTGGACTTTCTTTCCtctaaatttgtaaaaatacttaaatatcTACTTTGAACATCTTTCAAAATACATGCTGTACTCAAATGTTGACTATTACAAGTGTTCAGTGAAGCTGCACTTGTAACAACTCAGTGCTTCAAGTCAGTTGAGCTTTTGACAAGCATACACATGTGACCATTTCAACTCATTCTTAGTGAAGGAAGCCCAGTGATTTTTTGTAACCAGCTGCTGGATTCGTTAAAATCATTAACTGAATTGTACAGCGTGTCAGAGGTCCAGCATGCTGAGCACATTAATGAAACCTCTACTTGCAGCACATACAGGTTTAACAAGGAGCTAATTGTAGACAttgaagctacagtatgcagcCTTTAGGAGTCAAGCTGGCATGAGATTTGAAATCAATCTAACCAGAGCATCAAATAATGATACTGATGACTGTGGCATCTCATAGGTACAACCACGGTGCCCTTGCACATCCGCACACAGGGTTTGCCATTTTCTGACTGGTTAGAAAGGCAAGCCTCTCTAAAAAGCCTCCGGGTGGGGAATCTGTGAACTGCTGCCAGTACAGTTTTGTGTCCCCGTGTCACGAGAGACAGCAACTTTTTACATTACAGGGgccatttctttttaaaaaggtttttatatatatatatatatatatatatatatatatatatatatatatatatatataaaaactttaAGCTCAGCTGACAAGACAGTTGGGTggaattacaaaaaacaaagagtgaCAAAGCAACAGGTGAGTGGACTGAATTATGAAACCATGAGTGTGTTAGTGTTGACATTAAAAACAaggcagccacacacacagcaaggcTTGGGTGAGCAACACTTACAAAGTACAGTTAACATGGGAAATGAATAGTCTGTTTCCTTTAGGACTCTACAGCAGAgggaatgagaaaaaaagacaagagagagTTGATGATGAGTCACTGATAAATAGGTGCTAGAGGACGCTGCGCAACACAGTAAATGCAATTACTGGAACGAGCGGGGGGTGAAAGAACGAATCAAAAAGGGCTTGacaaattctttttaatttttgacaATGCAAGACGAACCATTTTGTCTAATGAAATTGACTATAAAGACAACCATCTCTAGTAGAGATAatgtttattttggaaaaaattGGCAAGTGTAGCTAAAATGGGGGAAAAACGACAATATTCAGAGCATTCGTCAAACAACTGTCTTATATGCAGTTGTATCATATACTAGttccagtttatttatttaattaaaaacaaaagttgcaaTACTGATCATGAAAAATATTTCCATTGGAAACTGCTCGACCGTCGACTCAAACACACGGCACTTATACATTTTTGCTGGTGCTATGTAGCTCAAAAGGACACATATAACGAGGTAACACGAGAAATTACAATTACTTGAGACTAATTGCTGAAATTGTCCTGGGGTCCAGTAAACAAAGCCGTTTCAACAGACAGGTCAGAGACAAAGACTGTGCACAGAGCACCAGCAGAATAAAAAGGGACAGACAGGTTTGGTAAACATGGCAAATTTAAGCTCCCATTCAGAGCTGCTGCACTTGTTAGAGTATGTTTACTTGTAAATAAtgtcatgaaatctgatgacaGTACTACTTATCACGTAGATTTTCCAGATATAAAAGCACAATTTTACACATCAGTAATTTGGGTGTTGCTGCTTAGAATATTCATCAAGCCGTGTAAAAGATGGTAGGTGGGAAAAAGGACATGAGGGAGGTATGAGTTAGTTATCAATCTGCAGTTCTGGACAAATACATTAATAAGAGAAAGGGTAGATAATGCTAGTTCAGGAAAATGTTAGTGAGTACAATGTCCtacaaaaatattgtaaatgtacaCCATGAGTGTCTTACCTTCTCCCTGCATATCTGAAGTCCATAGTGTCAGGTTGTCACGTAACAACTGCATGATAAGTGTGGAGTCCTTGTAGCTTTCTTCACTCAGTGTGTCCAGTTCTGCAATTGCGTCATCAAATGCAGCCTTTGCCAACCTGAGTAAACACATGCCCACTTATGTTGAAAGGATCACATATTCAAGAGATATATAGTTCTGATTAATTTTGTAAGTAGCACAAGcccattgttttaaaagaacaacAGGTTTAAAGTTTCAGCCTTACTGATAAGAACAATGGGCATAGTAGGGCAAATGAGAATGTCTAGTTTTGCATGGCAGTCGGGAGGATTAGTGAAGGCAGACTGAAAACGAGATGGTTCCTAGGCTCTTCGTTGACCAAGCTTTTACACTTTAGATCCTTTCTAAACATCTCGTGATCACATTTTGATGTAAACGTAAAGATCACCCTTGATACAGATAAAAATTAAACAGCCTAGAGACTATGTATTGAAGAAACACTGACCTGCAAGCACGGTCAGGCGAGTTGAGGATCTCGTAATAGAAGACGGAAAAGTTGAGGGCAAGGCCAAGGCGGATGGGGTGTGTGGGAGGCAGCTCCGACATTGCTAGATCAGTAGCAGTTTTGTAGGCCACCAAGCTGTTCTCTGCTGCCTCCTTTCTGTCATTGCCAGTGGCAAATTCTGCCAGGTACCTGTGGTAGTCACCCTTCCTGCATTTGGAGAAATCAAAACTGACTTTCAGTTGtgtacaaatattttacaaatacattgCTGCACTAGATGGTTTTGATGGGGCCAGATGTTTAACTTCATACATATGCCTAAACttcatacattaaaaacattcatgTCAAAATGTGCATCTTTAAATTTGcctaaaatcaacaaaaaaaacccacacaaacaaaaaacaaacccctCAGTGGATTCAGTATTCTGTAAAAACTAtaacaaatgttatttattcatctattcATTTGGACCCTAAAGCTCTTACATTTTGTTGTAGAAGACCTTTGACTCTCCCATCCCAGCAGAGGGGAGTAGGTGCCTTTCCAGTGCATCCAGAATATCACCACAGATTGACTTCAGCTCCTTCTCAACctgtcaccaaaaaaaaaaaaaaaaaaaaatcaattacagTCCAATCAGTAATATTAGATTATTTGGCACGAAGATTTTGGACTGTGTCTGGCACTTTAAGTCCCAATCTAATAAATGTCTTGTGGTCTGCTATTAGCTTCATTTATTAATAAGTCCAATTTACGTGCTGTTAAATGCTCACCAGGTGGTATAGTAAAGACTGACGAAAATGTGTCACCCTAGAAGAGAACCGCTAACAAAGTGTAGGTGCAACACAGATTTACCCATCTTCAAATCCCATTAGATCACTGACTGCGGCCTAACTGCCTCTCCCATCTCTCTGACAAACTCTGGCCTCTCCCATAATAGCCGGCTCTCATTTCCCTTCATAAAAGCAAGAGAGTGCAGGACTTGCCAACTATGACTCAGATGCAGTCTGTTCGATAGCTGCTcatagtattattatttatgagcAAGTGATTTCACATTAGCAAAGCAAATGCATGATGCTTTGAAAAGACAAAACtctagggaaaaaaaaggacattgtgAATCATGTAAGTGCTCCTGACAGACCATCTACAAACAACTGCGACTTATTTACGTGACATAAGTGCCATACCATTTGCCTGTATTCCCGGATCATCTTCAGTTTCTCTTCTCCACCCTTGTTCTCTTCCCTCTGTTCGATACTGCTGATTATCCTCCAGGAGGCTCTTCGAGCTCCAATGACATTCTTGTAGGCCACTGATAGCAAGTTCCTCTCCTCCACTGTGAGCTCCACATTCATGCCTGCCACCTTCTTCATTGACACCACCATCTCTGTTGAAGACACAgacttatttaaaaacatttatattttacgtATACATATTTTATCGCCATTGCAGAGAACACCAAACAACCTTCACTCTTATGTGAGTTAAACAGTCTAACCATTCGAGAGATTGCATGACTTGTACATTAAAACTAGGTGGCAAATATGGATTCTGACATGTTCAGGGAAACACCAAGAGCATGCCAATTAAATCTGCTTCAGAAGTCTTTTTGGATTGGGCAGGAATATGCATTATGAATGAAGAGTTCTGATATGAGGTAATAATCTACAGCTTACAGAACATACAGTACTGCCTCAACTGACATGACAGCGTTTAATGCACATGCTAAGACTCCACCTATACACTGGCACCATTCCAGTTAACAAAAATCACTTATTCACTTTCAATGATGTGTTATATACTTTAAGTGAAAGTATACTGGAACTGTACACCACTAATGAAAGGTAGCAGGGTATAAACGTGGGAAAATGATGACTTAGTGGTTAAATGGTTAAAAAGTGGAGACTGGATTTCCTTTAAATCCAAGACAGTCGCTGATGTAATAAAGAGATAATGTACCAAGCTGATCTATGAATCGCTTTGGAAATCTTataaatgttgacatttcaGCGTACAGCTGAATAATACGACGATTTCCACCAAATCCTCGTGAGGTTAGCATTTAGCCGGTAAACAATAAATCACCCTGTAAATGCACGCAGTTCAAATCTCGTGAATGAGTCATGGCACATTCACTTAACGTTACTTGGCAACGTATGACCGGTTGCAAAGCCAGCCGTCTAAAAACAGCCTCTACCAGGCCTGTAATGGTATGACAGTGTGACAGGAGTGGGTCAGAGAAAAGAAGATAGTCATTCTCGCCAATCGATCCGTGTAGCCTATTTGCAAGGGAACACCCCACCAAATGAACAGCTGTCCTCCCACTCCCAGGCAGTGGCCAACCTTGCAATTTGGCTAGCTAACATCTAGCTAATGTTGAAGTTGTCTAGCATCGAAAGCAGAATGGCACAAACAAGAATATTGGTGCGATGTTATAGTTTCAAAGTCACAGTGACAACGGGTCTCTTTTAAAAGAGCTAACGGTACCAGTAGCTCAAGCGTTAAGCTAACTATAGTTAGCTAGCATGGTGCAGGGGAGGTATCTCCTGACAGCACACGCTCCAGTAATCCGCCATTTTGTTGTAGCCCCTTCGCTAACGTTAGCTACGGTCTGTCAGATTTGTACATATCCCATAAAACACAGAGACCCCAAGACAAGGGCCTGTGGTTTAGTGTCGCGTTATCTTTTCATTACAGGAAGGCCCATGCCATGTCAATGACTAGCTAGCTGAAAGACGGTGATCGTAGCTGCGTTAGCGTTAGCTCTCGCTCTCTTGTTAGCACCGAGCTATCTGCTGCTAACGTTAGCtcgcagaaaaaaaaaaaaatccaagcgGCGAACATGTCTCACTACGAGCCAGCCCACAAAGTATGGCTTACCGTCATATCGCTCTGCCTGCTCGGCAAGCTTTGCCTGATAAACTAGGTCATCTCGTTCTCCCATTGTGAATCGAGGTGGAGATAGAGTAGCGAACTGATCAAACTGGCAAATATCTGGTGGAAAAACACGATGGTGTGCCAAGTCTGTCGGCAGTTCCTAGAAACCAACTAAGTGGTGATCCGCCCCACCGGCAGCGATGCGCTGGGATGGAGTAAAGATGGAGGCCAGCGTCATCCGGGTCCTGCGCACACGCAACACGACTCGCCAACTGCGATTCGTTGTTTTTAgattaaagttacagtgtgcagaTTTTGTATCTGACCGCTCAGGCAGAAATATGCTCAGAACACATTCGAAAGTGGAGTCAGACTCACTGTTCAACAACTGGTGCAGATTTTCCGTTCCAAATGAGGCTCGGCTttccaaccaatcagagaagactGTGAATTATAAGCATTTCTTTCCTTACATCCAGAATCCAACAGTTTAGTGATTTGCTAAATTATAGAAATTAGCAAATCATACCTCATGATATTGATTTATGTGGTAGGGTTAAAAGTACAATTGCAGTgcactaaaagtaaaaaatactgTCATGTATTTGTTAACACTTGAGCATAAACTTTTAATTGACAGctttaacattttcaataatGTCTGAACATAAAGAATTACACTTCAATATTCTTTATATCCATCTGTAAATATTTCTGCAAACTTTGAAACATCTGAgcttttcttttacaattttgaggtacttgCCATTTTGGtaattttactccactacatttgttTGACAGCTTTTATTACGAACCACCTCAAGTGACAGGTGTTACAgcatacaaaaaacaaatacaataaccaATCTTTTGTCATGGGTTTGACTTTATTTACTATCATATTAACACATTACAtgctacagaaaataaaaaggtaatttCCGTTGTCTCGAAAGAATATAGTGTTATAATAAAATGgcacattttgattttaacaCAGTTGTCACTGGCATTTTGCCACTCCTTCCTTGTTAGGAAATGAAGGAATGACTTCATGCAggtctattaaaaaaaaaaaatacttcttgGTGGCTTCATTTGCACAACAATTTATAAGATAACAATTGATGTATTTGATCATAACTACAGGGAGAAAAATGGACTGTCTCAAAACTTTgctgtaaacacaaatgttccttttatcCAACATTTTTTATCCagccaaatatttttaaatagtaaatctTTTAACATGGGTTTGGAATAGAGCTaagttgaaaatgaaatgtgaaaagcagGACAGAACTTGTGAGGCAAAGCTTTAAAGGTTGGGAAAGTTATTGTGTGAATGGAATCAAGGATTTTTGACACTATAAGAAGGCGAGCCCGTATCTATGCAAACTCAGTGTGTAAGCAGTTAAGTGCATTCTGTTATCAATCTTTAATCTTATAAATCCTGTGAGAGTAGGTTTTCGGAAAGGATACCCTCCATCCTCATGTTGCTAGAGTGCCACCTAAAGGTGCCTTGGTGCTGCTCGCCAGAAATCCTGAACCATGACATTTGGAAGCAACCACTCACTTGGGAGAGCACAGCAAGTTCTCAGAGATCAAATTCCAAGTAGACCAGTTTATGTTTAACCTACATATCCAACCTGCTTTAATCCACACCAGTCTGCTTAATGCTAAATAGTGGGTGATGATTGTCAGATGTAAACTAGTAGATTGATTCAATCTGTACTACAACATAATTTGCTGTTCCATTTGCAATTTATGTATTGCCAAGAGATCAAGCAGAGGGTAGAGATAAAACTGAATAGGAAAGTCCAGGATGGCGTATGCTTTGTAAATGTATAACACTTTACATAAAGGGTGGCAGAGGATTAAGTGAGAAAGCACAAAGGAAACAGGACTATAAGcaggaagattaaaaaaacaaaacagttcaaGGAGGCAAGAAAATttgttaaaagataaaaaaaaaaaaaaagaaaagaaaaggtatGTACTAATAACACACCACACCTCATTTCCTGGGcaaatttgtctgtttttctgaaGTATATTCAGTAAGCTGAAAGGAGCACTAGTATGAGAAGACAGGACTAGCTATCATTGGTTACAGTCTACATTCACTCCGTTCAACTTCATTCATTTACATCAGATGCTGAATTAGAAcatgtgccccccccccccccccccctccagtCAGTTTATCCATTATGCACCAGCAAACCACTGCTCCCTCCCAACATGCAACAGTAAAAAGTTTACATTAAAACTGTTTGCCCCCAGACAAACCCAGCTACAGTATAAAGGAAACTACAAAGataacaaaaaatgaatatcTTAGCATGTATTGATAATCACATAGTACATTATTTCATAac is a window encoding:
- the ywhae1 gene encoding tyrosine 3-monooxygenase/tryptophan 5-monooxygenase activation protein, epsilon polypeptide 1 isoform X2, whose translation is MGERDDLVYQAKLAEQAERYDEMVVSMKKVAGMNVELTVEERNLLSVAYKNVIGARRASWRIISSIEQREENKGGEEKLKMIREYRQMVEKELKSICGDILDALERHLLPSAGMGESKVFYNKMKGDYHRYLAEFATGNDRKEAAENSLVAYKTATDLAMSELPPTHPIRLGLALNFSVFYYEILNSPDRACRLAKAAFDDAIAELDTLSEESYKDSTLIMQLLRDNLTLWTSDMQGEES
- the ywhae1 gene encoding tyrosine 3-monooxygenase/tryptophan 5-monooxygenase activation protein, epsilon polypeptide 1 isoform X1: MGERDDLVYQAKLAEQAERYDEMVVSMKKVAGMNVELTVEERNLLSVAYKNVIGARRASWRIISSIEQREENKGGEEKLKMIREYRQMVEKELKSICGDILDALERHLLPSAGMGESKVFYNKMKGDYHRYLAEFATGNDRKEAAENSLVAYKTATDLAMSELPPTHPIRLGLALNFSVFYYEILNSPDRACRLAKAAFDDAIAELDTLSEESYKDSTLIMQLLRDNLTLWTSDMQGEGEEQNKEALQDVEDEAQ